CCGCGCGGTGATTCTCGGACACAACTACATGGAGCCGGCCCTGTACCACGGGGTCGCCGACATGGTCGGCGATTCGCTCGAGCTGAGCCGGCTGGCGGCGCGATCCCCCGCGGAGCGGATCGTCTTCTGCGGCGTCCGGTTCATGGCGGAGACCGCGAAGATCCTCTCCCCGGACAAGACGGTTCTGTTGCCCGATCTCGAGGCCGGTTGCTCGTTGGCCGACGGGATCACGGCCGAAGATGTGCGGGAGCTGCGCGCGCGCTTCCCCGGCCTGCCGGTCGTCGCCTACATCAACACGAGCGCCGAGGTCAAGGCGGAGAGCGACATCTGCTGCACTTCGAGCAATGCGGCGAGGATCGTCGAATCGCTCGAGGCCCCGGCGGTGATCTTTCTCCCGGACGAGTTCCTGGCGGCGAACACCGCGCGCGAGACCGGCCGGCGCATCGTTTTCCCGGTCCGCGATGAGACGAAGGCCAGGGCGCTGCCGCGGCCGCTGGAACCGGCGATCGTGGGCTGGCGAGGGCGCTGCGAGGTGCACGAGAAGTTCACCGTCGAGGACATCGAGCGGGTCCGCGCGCAATATCCCGACGTCGAGGTCCTGGCGCATCCCGAGTGCCGGCCGGAGGTGGTCGCCGCGGCCGATTTCTCCGGCAGCACCTCGGCGATGATCGCCCACGTGCGGAAATCCTCGGCGCCGCGGTTCCTGCTGCTGACGGAGTGCAGCATGGGCGACAACATCGTCGCCGAGGCGCCGGGCAAGGAGATGCTCCGGCTGTGCAGCGTCCGCTGTCCGCACATGAACCGGATCACCCTGGAGCAGACGCTGGCGTCGCTGCGCGAGGACCGGTACCGGATCGAGGTTCCGGAGCAGGTCGCCGCTCGGGCCCGCCGCGCCCTGGAGGGAATGCTGCGCGGCGGCCCGGCCGTCCGCCGGCCCGCCGAGCAGGCGGTCTGACCGTGCCCGGCCGGCCGATGCAGGAGGTGTGAAGAGGGCTGACTAGCCTGTACTTTATACCGGCGAGCGCACTATAATCGCCAACGACTACGAGTTCCGCCCGGATCCCTGGCCGAGCGGCGCGAGGGTCCCGATGGCTGACGAAGTCCCGGATGGGGGGTTCCCGCTCACCGGGGGACGGCGGGAACTCGACGAGCACAAGGCCTGCCTTGCGGCTGTCGGCCGCCTGGAAGCCTGTCTCGACCGTCCTCTGGATGACGCTTCGACCTGGCTGGGGGAGCTCCGCGAACGGCTTTCGGAGTTGAGGGCGATCCTCGCCCCCCATTTCGCCGAAGAGGCGGAGGGCTACCTTTATACAGAGGTTCCCGCCCGCGCACCGGGCCACGAGGCGAAGCTCGACCGGCTCCGGGCCGAGCACGACACGATCCTCCGAGAACTCGACGGCGTCTCGGCGGCCGCGGCGCGACGCGGCGGTCTCGAGCGGCACGAGCTCCGCGAGATCAACGCCCGGGCTCAGTTGCTCGTCGCCCGCATCCGGCGCCACGAGGCGGAGGAGAACGAGATCATCATGAGCAGCCTCTGGGACGACATTGGAGCGGCCGACTGACCGGCCACGGCCGAGGAGCGACCGCGCCGCCACGATCCACGGCATTCCCACAAGGAAAGCAGAAAGGTATCGGACCGATGACCAGTTCCCATGCAGCTTCCTCGCAGCCGTCCTCCTCTCCCGAGCCGCGCGTGGAGCGCGTCAGCGAGCACATCGTGGAGATCGTCTCCGACTCGGGAGAGGGTGCCCAGACCGCCGGCCAGATGTTCGGCACCGTCAGCGCCCGCATGGGAAACGGCGTGTGGACGGTGGAGATCATCCCCGCGGAGATCGAACCGCCCTTCCGATCCCGCGCCGGCGCCAGCGGTAACCGGATCCGCATCTCGTCCGGCGCCGCCACCAACATGGGCGACGAAGCCGACGTGGTGGTGGCGCTCAACGAACAGGTGCTCTACAGCCGGATCGACGTCGGAGCGCTTCGGCGCGGGACGATCATCTTCCTCGAGAGCAAGTGGGGGGAGATCGACGACGAGAAGATCCGGCGGGAGTACCGAGAAGCGCTCGAGGACTTCGAGAAGCGCGGCTACCGGGTCTTCGAGGTTCCGATGGAGCGCGAGTGCTTGAAGATCGTCCGCGACCCGCGCCGCGGAAAGAACATGTGGGTTCTCGGGATGCTCTGCGCGCTCTACGGGCGCAACGTGGAGTTCGTCCACGAGGAGATCCGGAAGAAGTTCGCCCGGAAAGGCGAGCAGGTCATCGAGAGCAACCGGAAGCTCGTCGATGCGGGGTACGCGTGGGCGCAGCAGAACATCCCGTTCCGCTTCGAGGTGCCGGCCCAGCCCGCCGAGAAGCCCCGCGTGGTGATGAACGGCAACCAGGCCGTCGCTCTGGGAATCATGGCCTCGGGGATCGAGGTCGTGTCGATGTATCCGATCACCCCCGCGACATCGGTGTCTCACTACCTCGCCGCGAGCTTCGACAAGGCCGGTGGCTTCCTTCACCAGGCCGAGGACGAGATCTCGGCCATCGGTTTCGCCATCGGCGCCTCCTACGCGGGAAAGGTGGCCGCGACCGTGACCTCGGGACCCGGCCTGGCGTTGAAAACCGAGTTCATCGGGCTCGCCGTGATGGCCGAGATCCCCCTGGTGATCGTGGTCGTGCAGCGCGGAGGGCCCTCCACCGGGCTGCCGACTCGGGTGGAGCAGGGAGAGCTGCTGGCGTCGCTGTTCGGATCGCCGGGGGACGTTCCGAAGGTCGTCATCGCCCCCTCGTCGATCGAAGAGTGCTTCCACTTCATCATCACCGCCCGAACGCTGGCGGAGAAGTTCCGCACGCCGGTCATCGTCCTCACCGACGCCAACCTCGCGACCGGACAGCAGCCGTTCACGCGGCCGGAGGTGCGCCCCGAGTGGCTGGCGCCGCCGCTCGACATGGCGCCGTGGGACCGCAACGTGGCCCCCTACGACTGGGATCGGGAAACGGGCCTCTCCCGCCGGCCGATCCCCGGCCAGCGCGGTGGCGAGTACGTGCTCACCGGGCTGGCCCACGACCGGTGGAGCCATGTCGCCTACGAGTCGGCGATCAACCAGGAAGCGATGTCGATGCGCAGCCGCAAGCTGGCGGCGCTCCAGCGCACGCTGAAGCCGCCGAAAGTGTACGGGGATCCGGAGGGTGATCTCCTGGTCGTCGGCTGGGGGTCGACGCGTGGCGCCATCGAGGAAGCGGTCGACCGCGTGCGCGCCGACGGGGGGAGGGTCTCGTCGCTCACGCTCCGGTTCCTCTCTCCCCTGGAGCCGGGTCTCGCCGAGATCTTCCGCCGGTTCAAGCAGGTGATGACCGTCGAGATCAACTACAGCGACGACGGCGACGACCCCGCCGTCACCCGGGAGTCGCGGCGGTTTTCGCAGCTCGCGTGGCTCCTCCGGGCGAAGACGCTGGTCGACGTCGACTGCTGGTCGAGGGTGCCGGGGACGCCTCTGCCTCCGGGACGCATCGAGAAGGAGATCCGCCGCCGCCTGGACGGAGAGAAGGCCGTCCGGCACGAGGAAGCGAAGAATGTACGGACTCAAGGATGACTGGGAACTCGAACCGCGCGCCCGCCGGTTCGTCCTCGAGGACTACCAGGGAGCCACGCCGCGCTGGTGCCCGGGATGCGGCGACCACGCGATCCTGAACGCCCTGCAGCGGTTGGCCCGCGATGAGCAGCTCCCGCCGGAGAAGACGGTCGTCGTGTCCGGGATCGGGTGCTCCTCGCGACTGCCGCATTACATGAAGACGTATGGCTTCCACGGGCTGCACGGGCGGCCCCTCCCGGTCGCGTGCGGGGTGAGGTCGCGGCGTCCCGATCTCAACATCTTCGTGATCACCGGCGATGGCGACTGCTGCGCGATCGGCACGGCGCACTGGATCCACGCCATCCGCTACAACATGAAGATGACCGTGATGATGTTCGACAACAACATCTACGGTCTCACGAAGATGCAGTCCTCGCCGACGACCCCGAAGAAGCACTTCTCCTTCACCCATCCCGGGGGCGCGCCGCTCAGCCCGATCAATCCGCTCGCGGTCACGCTCGGAGTGCGGAACCTCTCCTTCCTCGCGCAGACGATCGACTGGAACCCGCCGCATCTGTACGCCACTCTCCGCGCGGCCCACAAGCACGAGGGGCTTGCCTTCGTGCGGATCCTCCAGCGGTGCCCGCATTTCATGCCGGAGATCTGGACGAGGCTGCAGGAGGATCCGCAGCTGGTGATGCTGCTGGAGCATCCGGAAGGTATCCAGCTCGAGGATGCCGCCAAGAGGCTGTTCAAGCGGCGGCGCGAGCACGATCCCCACGACCTGGCCGCCGCTCACGAGATCGTCAACGACGAGAGCGTCGTTCCCATCGGCCTGATCTACAAGAACGAGAACGCCGAGCGGTACGACGCCTTCTCGAGCCGCGGGATCGAGATGACGACCGAGGAAAAGCTTGCCGCGGCGCAGCAGGCGATCGACCGATTCCTCATCTGATTCACGGGGACGAGCGCATGAGCCGCAGAGCGGACAGGCCGACCGACGCGAAGGGCACCGAGGCCGCGGGCGCGGCGGGTCCCCATTCGACCGGTGGGGGGGCGGAAGCGGCCACCCCGCCGCCCCTCAGAAGACCCGCAGCTCCCGCGGAGGTCGCGGCGCGCTCCGCGACCGCCGTGGTGCGGTTCCATCTCGTTCCGGAGGGAACCCCGGCCGGCGGCGGCGGTCCGGGACTGACGCCGGCAGCCCTGCTCGGCGCGCGCGCCTCGCGGCCGCCGTGGGAGACCTACCCGCTGTTCCTCGACGAGGACGGTACGGTGCGGCCGTTCGCCGCCCTCGTCCGGGACGGGATCGAGGAGCTCGCCGCCCAAGGCGGGGCGGACCTGATCGCCGGGGAGGTCGCGCGGCTCGCGCGGGCCGCGGCGCGGATCGCCGAACGGCATGGGGGGATCGTGCCGGCCGCATCCGGGCTCGCGGACGCTTTCACGCTCTTCCGGGAGGAGTTCGACCTGAGTGAAGCGGGAAGCGCCGCGCTCCGCCGGCAGGTCGCGGCCCTCGCGCAGACGCTGCCGGCCGGCGGTTACCTGCTCGCGATGGACGAGTCGGCGGCACCGCGCCTCCTCGCGCACGGCGTCCGGGCGGTGCGGCGGCGGCGGCTCGCCGACCGGCTGCCGGAGCTGAAGCGGCTCGCCGACCGGCTCGAGGCGATTCTGCGGACCGACGACGAGCTCGATCCCGGACGGCGCTCGCCGGAGTCGATCGGCGCCGAGCTGGGCGGAGCGGCGGAACGGTTCGTCGATCCCTCCGCTCTCGCCGGGACCCTCCCGGGCCGCGGCCCGCAGCGACTGTCACCCGCGCACCGCCGGAGGCTGGAGACCTCGCTGGAGGTGTTGCGGCGGCGGCTCGCCGCGGCCGAGACCGAGCCGGATCTCGTCCTGTTCGTGGAGGGGGAGGCGCCGGAGATCGGCTTGCCGGGCGTCGAGGTCCACCCTGCGGAGGACGCTCTGGCCGCCGCCGAAAGCCGGTTCGACGAGCTGGCGTCCGAGTTGACGGCGGCCGTCCGCGCGCTGCGCGCCGCCAGGCTCGAGGCCGACGGGGCATTCGAGGAGGAGCTGCACGAACCGGTGCTCGACGCGCTCACTTGGCGGGAGGCGACTCCCGAGGAGCAGGCGCTGGTGCCGCGCGTCGTCGCGCTCCTCCCCGCCCGGGTGCTCGAGCGCGAGCGGACGGAACGCTTCGTCGGCCTTCTGAGGAGTGCCCGTCCGGTGGTGATCCTGGCCCGCACCCCCGCCATTCCCGTCGCCGGCGGCGTGCCCGAGCCCGCCGGACCGGTTGCGGGCTGGCTGGCGCTGTCGCACCGCGCGGCCTTCGCCCTGCAGGGAACCCTCGCGGATCCGGAATCGCTCGCGGCGGGCTTTTCCCGCCTCGCCGCATCGCCCCGCACGGCCGTGGCGCTGTGCGCCGTGCCGTCAGGGGGTTCCGCGGCGGCGTGGTGGCGTTTGGTGGCGGCGGACGAGGGGCGGGCCCTGCCGGCGTTCCTCTACGACCCGGACGCGGGACGCCACTGGGCCGACCGCTTCAGCGTGGCGGGCAACCGCCAGCCCGAAGCGCCCTGGCCCGCCTATCGGCTCGAGCCGGAGGACGGCGACTGGGAGCAGCGGCTGACCTTCGCTCACGCCGCGGCCCTCGTGCCGGAGCTGCGCGGGCATTTCCGGGTGCTGGAGCCCGGGGAATGGGCGGCGGATCAGGTGGAGATCTCCGAACTCCTGGACGAGCCCGAGGCGCACCCGCGGGCGATTCCCTACCTCTGGATCGTCGGCGAGGACGGCGCTCCCGCGCGCGCCGTCATTTCCCGCACCCTCGCCGAGGCGTGCGCCGAGCGGCTCGACACCTGGCACGCCCTCCAGGAGATGGGAGGGTACGCCAACGAGCACGCCCGGCGCGCCGCCGCCGCCGCGCGCGAGGCCGCCCTGGCCGAGGCGGAAGAGGAGCGGCGGCGCCTTCTCGAAAGCCACGCGGAGGAGCTCGACCGCGTGCGCCGGACCGCGACCGAGGAGGCGGTGGACCGGCTCGTGGCGGTGCTCACCGGGGCGGCGGCCGCCGAGACGCTCACCGCCGCGCCGGCGCCGCAGGCGCCGCCCCCCGTGCCGGAGCCGGCCGCACCGGAGGCAGCCGCCGAGGAGCCGGCGCCGGCCGAAGAGCCGCAGGAAGAGGAGGAGGACGAGCTCGCGCTGGAGCCGTACATCGACTCCGTCCTGTGCACGAGCTGCAACGAGTGCATCAACTTGAACCCGAAGCTGTTCACCTACAACGAGAACAAGCAGGCGCAGATCGGCGATCCGGCGGCGGGAACGTTCGAACAGCTCGTCCTCGCCGCCGAGAAGTGTCCGGCGCGTTGCATCCATCCCGGAGCGCCGCGGCCGGGAGACGCCACCGCCACGGACGAGATGGTGAAACGGGCCGCCAAGTTCAACTGACCGGGGCTCTGCCGTGAACGAGATCCTCACCGCCGCCGCCATCATGCTGGGGATCGCCGGGTTCTTCGGCGTGGTGCTGGCCCTGGCCGATCGCTGGCTGAGGGTCGAGGAGGACCCGCGGATCGAGGAGGTCGAGCGCCGGTTGCCGAACAGCAACTGCGGCGCGTGCGGCCGTCCCGGCTGCCGCGCCTTCGCCGAGGCGCTCGTGGGCGGGGAGGCCCAGCCCGCCGAGTGCACCGTCAGCGCGCCGGAAGCGGTCGAGGCGATCGCCGCTTTCCTGGGCGTTTCGGTGGGCCGCCGCGAAAAGCGCGTCGCACGGCTGCATTGCGCCGGCGGGCGCCTCGAGGTGAGGAAGCTCGCCGACTACCACGGGATCCCCTCCTGCAGGGCCGCCTTCGTCGTCAACGGCGGCGGCCGCGCCTGCCCGTGGGGATGCCTCGGCTTCGGTGACTGCGAGCGCGCGTGCAGCTTCGGGGCCATCCACATGAACGACGACGAGCTACCGGTCGTCGATCCCGACCGATGCACCGCGTGCAACGACTGCGTGGTGGCCTGCCCGTTGGACCTGTTCACGCTGGAGCCGATCACCAACCGCGTCATCGTCCAGTGCAGTGCGCCGCTCACCGGCGCCGCCGCGCGGATGGCCTGCGGCGTGGCCTGCGACGGGTGCGGCCGCTGCGCTGCCGATGCACCGGAGGGCGCGATCGAGATGCGCGGAGGTCTGCCCGTGATCGTCGACCCGAAGCGGCTGGACGAATCGGTGACCTTCCGCTGCCCGACGGGCGCCATCCGCTGGGTCGAAGGGCGTCAGTTCGACGAGGAGGCGCCGCCCCTCGAGGCGGCGGGAGGGCGCCGTGGCTGACCGGTCGTGGCTGTCCCGTCTGACGGGCGGGGGGGAGCCTCCCCGCGCCGCCGGCACTCCCGCGCTCCTGACCGGCTACGAGACGCTGGCGCGGGCATCCGCCCTCGTCTCGGAGACGCTGGTCACCGGGGGTGCGGCGTTCGCCGGAATCCCGGGAAGAAGGCACCACGACGACGCCGCGGGCGCCGTCGCGGCGGCCCGCGGCCTCGCCGCCACCGGTCACCGCGCCGCCGCGCTGGTCGCGCCGGAGCGGATCGAGCCTCTCGCCGAGCAGTTGACCCTGGCGGCGTCCCGCCTGGAGCCGGTGCTCGTCCTCCTGGTGTTGCCGGAAGGACACGAAGGGGGCGCTCACGCTGCCTACCACGCGCTGGCGCCCACCGGCGCCCTCCTGGCCCAGGCGTCGTCGCTGCAGGAGCTCGCCGACCTGGCCGTGGTGCTGCGAGCGGTGGCGGAGCGGTCGCTGTTCCCCGCGGTCCTTGCGATCGATCCCCCGCTGGCGCGCGCCGTTCAGGATGTGCGGCTCGCGCCGGCCGATGCGGTGGAACGCTTCCTCGGCGATCCGGCCGACCGGGTGGAACCGCAGGATCCGGCCCAGAGCATCGTCTTCGGCGAATCCCGGCGCCGGGTCGTCCGCTGGTTCGATCCCGACGCACCGGTGGGCCGTGGTCTGCTCCCCGGGTCGGGCGAGCGCGCGGCCGTCTTGGCGGGACGGAGGGCCTTCCACGCGGAGCGCCTCCCCGCGACGATCGACGACGTCCTCGCGGAGTGGGCCGCGCAGACGGGCCGGCCGCTCGGCCTCCTCGCGGAGCACCGGCTGCACGGAGCCGAGTTCGTCATCCTCACCCACGGCAGTTTCTTCGAGCCCGCCTGTGCGGCGGCGACCCGCTTGCGGCGCGAGGGTGCCCGGCACGTCGGCGTGCTGGGGATGCCGTTCCTGCGGCCGCTGCCGGGCGAGGCGCTCCGCTTCGCGCTGGCCGAGGCGAAGACGGTCACCGTTCTCGAGGCCGCCGACGATCCCCTCGCGGGCGCCACCCCGCTGGCACAGCTGCTCCGGGCGGTGCTGCGGGAGAGCGCGACGCGGGTCCTTTCCGCGGTGGGCGGACTCGGCTTCCCGCCGGCGGGTGCGGCGGAGATCGAAGCGCTGTTCTCCGAGATGATGCGGGAGAATCCCCGCCCGATCGTCTACCTCGGCGTTCGGCCGCCCTCGGCCGGGTCGGCCTTCCCGAAGCGCGAGGCCCTGCTGCATCGGGTCGCCCGCGAGTGCCCCGGCGCGGAGCGGGTGGCGCTGCTCCCCCCTCCGGAAGCGCCGGCAGGCGCCCCGGCGGTGCGCGGCGTCGCGCTCGCCGCGCGGACCCGCGACGTCCCGTCCGACGCTCTCGAGCGTCTCGGCGCCGCTGCCGCGGGCGGTGCCGCGGAGGTCTGCGTTCGGGCCAGGGCCGGCGAGGCCGTGCCCGGCGTCTGGATCGGGCGGGCGCTGGCGGCGCCCGAGCCGTTCGAGGATCCCGGTGACGACGCGGCGGTCGATCTGGTGCTGGTGGCGGGGTTCGATCTCCCGGCGGGAGCGGAGCCGTTGCGGCTCGCGGCGCGGCGCGGCCGCGCGGTGATCGCCGCCTCGGAGGACCCCGCGGAGGTGTGGCGGCGTCTTCCCGGTTCGTGGGCCGACGCGGTGCGAGAAAGGGAGTTGGACCTGTTCGTCTGGCGCGGCTCTCCCGCCGAGATGGCGGCGATCGCCGGCCCTCTCCTCGCGGGGGAGGCGGCCGACTTGGAGCCGGTCGACTGGTACTCCCTCCCCGAGCCGATGCGGGAGCCGGCGGAGGCGGATCTACCGGAGCTGGTGCGTCGCTTCCAGAGGATCGACGCCCGCCACGACAACCTCCCGCGCTTCTGGTCGGAACAGGTGGAGCCGACGCTCGCCGGGGGGGAGCCGCCCTCCGTCGATCCCTACCTCACGGCGGGCAGCGTGCCGGCCTACAGCGCCGCACTCGCCGAGGTCGCCGGGCGGGCCGCGGCGCTGCCGCTGCTCGATGCCGAGCGGTGCACCGGGTGCGGCGTCTGCTGGACCGCCTGCCCCGACGGCGCGCTGGCTCCTGCGGCCGTGCCGACCGAATCGCTCCTCGACACGGCCGCCCGGCAGGCCGCCGAGGAGGGCGCCTTCGATCCCGAATCGGAGGGAGGCCGGCGCTTGGCGCGCCTGCAGAAGCCGATCGCCGGCCGCCTCGACGGGGCGGTCGCCCGGGCCGGGAGCCGGGCCGTCCCCGCGGGGACGGCGAGGAAGGCCGTCGATGAGGTGCTCGCGAAAGCGGGGGTGGAAGGACCGGCGAGCGAGGAGCTGGCCCGCGCCGCGGGGGCGGTGGCCGAACGGCTCGAGCGGCTGCCGCTCGTGGCTGGGGAGGCGCTCTTCCACGCGCCCCACAAGGCGCGCAAGGGATCGGGCCGGCTGCTCCTCCTCGCGCTCGACGCGCGGAGCTGCACCGGTTGCGGGGTGTGCGCCGCCGAGTGCCCCGAAGAGGCGCTTTCGTTGGAGCCGCGGACACCCGAACGGCTGGAGGAGGCGAAGTTCCGGTGGCGGCTGTGGGAACGCCTCCCCGACACCGCGGGCGAGACCATCGCGCGCGTGGCGGAGTCGCTCGGCCCGCTGCCCGCCATCCAGCTCTCGCGCCACGCCCTCGCCGCCGTCCGCGGGGATGCCGGCCGGGAGGCCGGTTCCGGCGGGAAGCTGGCGGTGCGTCTCGTCCTGACCGTGGCCGAGTCGCTGCGCCAGAAGGAGATGGTCGAAACGCGGCGCAGGCTGGAGGAGCTGGGAGAGCGGCTGCGGGAGCGGGTGCGGGAAGCGATGGTCGCACCGGTGGAAATCGACGATCTCGAGCTGCTGGAGCGCGTTCTCGACGGCGCACCCCCGCGGCGCACGGAGACGCGCGAGCTGCTCGAGCGGATCGAGCGGCTCGGAAAGCCCGCCAGCACCGACGTGCCGCGGCTCAAGGCGCTGCTGGCCGCCGCACGGGAGATCGCCTCGATCGGCGCGGCGCTCGAGGCCGGATTCGGCC
This Acidobacteriota bacterium DNA region includes the following protein-coding sequences:
- a CDS encoding RnfABCDGE type electron transport complex subunit B; this encodes MLGIAGFFGVVLALADRWLRVEEDPRIEEVERRLPNSNCGACGRPGCRAFAEALVGGEAQPAECTVSAPEAVEAIAAFLGVSVGRREKRVARLHCAGGRLEVRKLADYHGIPSCRAAFVVNGGGRACPWGCLGFGDCERACSFGAIHMNDDELPVVDPDRCTACNDCVVACPLDLFTLEPITNRVIVQCSAPLTGAAARMACGVACDGCGRCAADAPEGAIEMRGGLPVIVDPKRLDESVTFRCPTGAIRWVEGRQFDEEAPPLEAAGGRRG
- the nadA gene encoding quinolinate synthase NadA, producing MPIVEPTVARTYDRLKERLAHLVPEPELRLKAELVFEINRLKRERRAVILGHNYMEPALYHGVADMVGDSLELSRLAARSPAERIVFCGVRFMAETAKILSPDKTVLLPDLEAGCSLADGITAEDVRELRARFPGLPVVAYINTSAEVKAESDICCTSSNAARIVESLEAPAVIFLPDEFLAANTARETGRRIVFPVRDETKARALPRPLEPAIVGWRGRCEVHEKFTVEDIERVRAQYPDVEVLAHPECRPEVVAAADFSGSTSAMIAHVRKSSAPRFLLLTECSMGDNIVAEAPGKEMLRLCSVRCPHMNRITLEQTLASLREDRYRIEVPEQVAARARRALEGMLRGGPAVRRPAEQAV
- a CDS encoding hemerythrin domain-containing protein translates to MADEVPDGGFPLTGGRRELDEHKACLAAVGRLEACLDRPLDDASTWLGELRERLSELRAILAPHFAEEAEGYLYTEVPARAPGHEAKLDRLRAEHDTILRELDGVSAAAARRGGLERHELREINARAQLLVARIRRHEAEENEIIMSSLWDDIGAAD
- a CDS encoding 2-oxoglutarate oxidoreductase, with amino-acid sequence MYGLKDDWELEPRARRFVLEDYQGATPRWCPGCGDHAILNALQRLARDEQLPPEKTVVVSGIGCSSRLPHYMKTYGFHGLHGRPLPVACGVRSRRPDLNIFVITGDGDCCAIGTAHWIHAIRYNMKMTVMMFDNNIYGLTKMQSSPTTPKKHFSFTHPGGAPLSPINPLAVTLGVRNLSFLAQTIDWNPPHLYATLRAAHKHEGLAFVRILQRCPHFMPEIWTRLQEDPQLVMLLEHPEGIQLEDAAKRLFKRRREHDPHDLAAAHEIVNDESVVPIGLIYKNENAERYDAFSSRGIEMTTEEKLAAAQQAIDRFLI
- a CDS encoding 2-oxoacid:acceptor oxidoreductase subunit alpha, with the protein product MTSSHAASSQPSSSPEPRVERVSEHIVEIVSDSGEGAQTAGQMFGTVSARMGNGVWTVEIIPAEIEPPFRSRAGASGNRIRISSGAATNMGDEADVVVALNEQVLYSRIDVGALRRGTIIFLESKWGEIDDEKIRREYREALEDFEKRGYRVFEVPMERECLKIVRDPRRGKNMWVLGMLCALYGRNVEFVHEEIRKKFARKGEQVIESNRKLVDAGYAWAQQNIPFRFEVPAQPAEKPRVVMNGNQAVALGIMASGIEVVSMYPITPATSVSHYLAASFDKAGGFLHQAEDEISAIGFAIGASYAGKVAATVTSGPGLALKTEFIGLAVMAEIPLVIVVVQRGGPSTGLPTRVEQGELLASLFGSPGDVPKVVIAPSSIEECFHFIITARTLAEKFRTPVIVLTDANLATGQQPFTRPEVRPEWLAPPLDMAPWDRNVAPYDWDRETGLSRRPIPGQRGGEYVLTGLAHDRWSHVAYESAINQEAMSMRSRKLAALQRTLKPPKVYGDPEGDLLVVGWGSTRGAIEEAVDRVRADGGRVSSLTLRFLSPLEPGLAEIFRRFKQVMTVEINYSDDGDDPAVTRESRRFSQLAWLLRAKTLVDVDCWSRVPGTPLPPGRIEKEIRRRLDGEKAVRHEEAKNVRTQG